One genomic window of Chitinophagaceae bacterium includes the following:
- a CDS encoding TonB-dependent receptor produces MKKIYAFVVLTLLYSTTIFAQTGELQGKVFDQVTKEGIPFANIVLELNGSQKAFGETDDNGRYTIKPVNPGTYDIKVSYLGYRPKVFTGVIVNSDKITFQDIPMESSVETLPDIVVSTQKLVEPDKTTTGSTITKDEIANIATRDTRNYASLTAGVFQRDDEDALNIGGARDYSTKYYIDGIAVRSGGSVNLPASAIEQLTVLTGGIPARYGDATGGIINITTRGPSQSYSGGVEVVTSELLDGYGYNLLNFNLSGPLFTKNKGTDSSNTKIGFFITGEYEHNKDSDPSAVGMYKVKDDVLADLQANPLTPSPTASGFVPSSSFLTSDDIESIKYKQNVADNNYRFSGKLDFQLSKLVTLTVGGDFNLSDYYSFTYTRSLVNAQEGNTFIKDNTYRGYVRFTQRFASGGYGENKSASIFQNAYYSIQADYSKFTRKYEDKTLGFDAFSYGYVGKFETLRQPIYTLGTDSVSGLYGSLLAGYEDTLVNFTPGTQQPLLSNYTSQYYDLVGDNPDGNYNSLTDILNGGGLLNGILPTSTLTIYSMFLNTGYPIGGYGTRDQDQLRLSLNASVDIVNVKKGDNGRHALEFGFEYEQRVDRNYSVSPLGLWGLARQLTNQHIATLDTKNPLPVYDDFGVFLDTVNYNRLFVGDDQSFFDKSLREALGLDVSGLDYIDIDALDPSQLNLGMFSPDELLNNGNYLVYTTGYDYLGNKLTSNPSVDDFFNQKDENGNYARLSPAFRPIYSSAYLQDKFNFRDLIFNVGIRVDRFDANQQVLKDKYSLYPIRSAAEVTEFGNHPASIGDDYAVYVNDLANPSQIVGYRDGDTWYNADGTQINDPGVIAKASTTGGITPYLVSTDVDNLVLTSESFEDYTPQFTVMPRIAFSFPISDEALFFAHYDVLSQRPQGATAQTPSGNALIANAFQYYYLSQLNTDNVMANPALKPERTIDYQVGFKQALGAISAITISGTYRELKDMIQVQKVGFAYPVEYRTFGNTDFGTVKSLQVTYELRRIKNIKLDANYTLQFADGTGSDITSGLNLVGSGQPNLRSLIPFSYDQRHAFTASVDYRYGEGRSYNGPVVGKNSTALLANTGLNFIFRAGSGTPYTRQSTPTPDAVFGVQTSSSITGSVNGSRLPWSIKLDAKIDKDFKIGNDDKAYYFNVYLLVQNLLNTANIVSVYSYTGNPDDDGYIDSATGQQALQTQLDPESYEYLYGLKINNPNNYSQPRRIHLGLQFNF; encoded by the coding sequence ATGAAAAAAATCTACGCGTTCGTCGTATTGACTTTACTTTATAGCACCACTATTTTTGCTCAAACGGGTGAACTACAGGGGAAAGTCTTTGATCAGGTAACAAAAGAAGGAATTCCGTTTGCCAACATCGTTCTGGAATTAAACGGATCGCAAAAGGCTTTTGGAGAAACGGATGACAATGGTCGTTATACGATTAAACCTGTGAATCCGGGTACGTATGATATAAAGGTGTCTTACCTTGGCTATCGTCCGAAAGTATTTACAGGGGTGATCGTTAATTCTGATAAGATCACCTTTCAGGATATACCAATGGAATCAAGTGTTGAAACGCTTCCTGATATCGTGGTTTCAACACAAAAACTGGTAGAGCCTGATAAAACAACAACGGGAAGTACCATTACCAAAGATGAGATTGCCAATATCGCAACGCGTGATACCCGTAATTATGCATCCCTCACTGCCGGCGTATTTCAACGGGATGATGAAGATGCTCTTAATATTGGTGGTGCACGTGATTACTCTACCAAATATTATATTGACGGAATTGCAGTAAGAAGTGGCGGATCCGTTAATCTTCCCGCAAGTGCTATTGAACAACTTACAGTTTTGACTGGTGGTATTCCTGCACGTTATGGCGATGCAACAGGTGGTATCATCAACATTACAACACGCGGCCCTTCACAGTCATATTCCGGAGGGGTGGAAGTAGTAACTTCTGAATTGCTTGATGGTTACGGATACAACCTCCTCAATTTTAATTTGTCAGGACCATTATTTACTAAGAATAAGGGGACTGATTCATCTAACACCAAAATCGGATTTTTCATTACGGGTGAATATGAACACAATAAAGATTCCGATCCTTCAGCGGTGGGAATGTATAAAGTTAAGGATGATGTGCTTGCTGATCTGCAGGCGAATCCCTTGACACCCTCACCCACTGCCAGCGGATTTGTTCCTTCCTCTTCATTTCTGACTTCAGATGATATTGAATCGATTAAGTATAAACAGAATGTTGCTGATAATAATTACCGGTTTTCAGGTAAGCTGGATTTTCAGTTGAGTAAACTTGTGACGCTTACTGTTGGCGGCGACTTCAATCTTTCGGACTATTACAGTTTTACCTATACACGTTCACTGGTTAACGCACAGGAAGGAAATACCTTTATAAAAGATAATACTTATAGAGGATATGTAAGGTTTACCCAACGTTTTGCGTCAGGTGGTTATGGAGAGAATAAGTCAGCTTCCATTTTTCAAAATGCGTATTACTCTATTCAGGCTGATTACAGCAAGTTCACCAGAAAGTATGAAGATAAGACGCTTGGATTTGATGCATTTTCGTATGGTTACGTGGGAAAATTTGAAACGTTGCGTCAGCCCATTTATACATTAGGCACAGATTCCGTTTCAGGACTTTACGGATCATTGCTGGCTGGCTACGAGGATACGCTGGTGAATTTTACACCGGGAACGCAGCAACCCTTATTGAGTAATTACACTTCTCAGTACTATGATCTTGTAGGTGATAATCCTGATGGCAATTATAACAGCTTAACCGATATATTAAATGGTGGTGGCTTACTTAATGGAATATTACCGACCAGTACCCTTACGATCTATTCCATGTTCCTAAATACAGGTTATCCCATTGGTGGTTATGGTACCAGAGATCAGGATCAATTACGGCTTTCGCTGAATGCTTCTGTTGATATTGTAAATGTGAAAAAAGGAGATAATGGCCGTCATGCATTAGAATTTGGTTTTGAATATGAACAACGGGTAGACAGAAATTATTCTGTTTCACCACTTGGATTGTGGGGTTTGGCCCGTCAGTTAACCAATCAGCATATTGCCACTCTTGATACTAAAAACCCGTTGCCTGTTTATGATGACTTCGGCGTTTTCCTTGATACTGTTAATTACAACAGGTTATTTGTTGGTGATGATCAGTCCTTTTTTGACAAATCATTGAGAGAAGCACTTGGATTAGATGTATCAGGTCTTGATTATATTGATATCGATGCATTGGATCCGAGTCAGCTTAATCTTGGAATGTTCAGTCCTGATGAATTGTTGAATAACGGAAATTACCTCGTGTACACTACAGGCTATGATTACCTTGGAAACAAGCTGACCAGTAACCCCAGTGTCGATGATTTCTTTAATCAGAAAGATGAAAATGGAAATTACGCACGCCTTTCTCCTGCTTTCAGACCCATTTATTCTTCAGCATACCTGCAGGACAAGTTCAACTTCCGCGATCTTATTTTTAATGTCGGTATCAGGGTTGACAGGTTTGATGCCAATCAGCAAGTGCTGAAAGATAAGTATTCTCTATATCCGATACGCTCTGCTGCTGAAGTTACCGAATTCGGAAATCATCCGGCTTCCATTGGCGACGATTATGCAGTGTACGTTAATGATCTCGCGAATCCTTCACAAATTGTTGGTTACCGCGATGGTGATACCTGGTATAATGCTGATGGTACACAAATAAATGATCCTGGTGTTATTGCCAAGGCTTCAACTACAGGTGGAATTACCCCTTATCTTGTGAGTACCGACGTTGATAATTTAGTACTTACTTCAGAGTCCTTCGAAGATTATACTCCGCAATTCACGGTAATGCCACGTATCGCTTTTTCTTTCCCTATATCAGATGAGGCATTGTTTTTTGCGCATTATGATGTTTTATCTCAAAGGCCTCAGGGAGCTACGGCTCAAACGCCTTCCGGCAATGCACTTATTGCCAATGCTTTTCAGTACTATTATCTCTCTCAGTTGAATACCGACAATGTGATGGCTAACCCTGCGCTGAAACCTGAAAGAACTATTGATTATCAGGTTGGTTTCAAGCAGGCCCTGGGAGCTATTTCAGCAATCACCATTTCAGGTACCTATCGGGAATTAAAGGATATGATTCAGGTTCAAAAGGTTGGGTTCGCCTATCCGGTTGAATACAGAACTTTCGGAAATACGGATTTTGGAACTGTTAAATCATTGCAGGTAACGTACGAATTGAGAAGGATAAAAAATATCAAGCTTGATGCAAATTATACTTTACAGTTTGCTGATGGTACAGGATCAGATATTACTTCGGGACTTAATCTTGTTGGGTCAGGCCAACCAAACCTTCGTTCACTCATTCCATTCAGCTATGATCAACGACATGCGTTTACAGCATCAGTGGATTACAGATATGGTGAAGGAAGAAGTTACAATGGACCTGTAGTTGGGAAAAACAGTACTGCATTGCTTGCGAATACAGGCCTTAACTTTATTTTCCGTGCAGGTTCAGGAACACCTTATACTCGTCAGTCAACACCTACACCTGATGCGGTGTTTGGTGTGCAAACAAGCTCATCAATTACGGGTAGTGTGAATGGTTCACGATTACCCTGGTCAATAAAACTGGATGCCAAGATTGATAAAGACTTCAAAATCGGCAATGATGACAAGGCTTATTACTTCAATGTTTACCTGCTCGTTCAGAATTTGTTGAATACAGCGAATATTGTTTCGGTATACTCCTACACCGGCAATCCGGATGATGATGGTTATATTGATTCTGCAACAGGCCAGCAGGCGCTTCAAACGCAACTCGATCCGGAAAGTTATGAATACCTGTATGGATTGAAAATTAATAACCCAAATAATTACAGTCAGCCACGAAGGATTCACTTAGGGCTTCAATTCAATTTCTAA